A part of Lacinutrix sp. 5H-3-7-4 genomic DNA contains:
- a CDS encoding replication-associated recombination protein A gives MNTPLAERLRPKTLEDYVSQSQLVGKQGALTKQIQQGLIPSIILWGPPGIGKTTLANIIANESKRPFYTLSAISSGVKDVREVIEKAKQSGGLFTTKNPILFIDEIHRFSKSQQDSLLQAVEKGWVTLIGATTENPSFEVIPALLSRCQVYILNAFEKKDLELLLQRAIEKDEYLVNKKINIKETEALIRISGGDARKLLNIFELVINAQNSDNITITNKDVLDKVQNNTVRYDKTGEQHYDIVSAFIKSIRGSDPNAAVYYLARMVEGGEDVKFIARRMLILASEDIGNANPTALVMANTTFQAVSTIGYPESRIILSQCATYLACSPKSNAAYMAIGNAQQLVKQTGDLSIPLAIRNAPTKLMKEIGYGEDYKYSHNYENNFIAQEFLPKEISNTTLYNPGKNSREQAQRDFLKARWKEKYGY, from the coding sequence ATGAATACACCTTTAGCTGAAAGATTAAGACCCAAAACACTTGAAGATTACGTTAGTCAATCGCAATTAGTAGGTAAACAAGGTGCACTTACAAAACAAATACAGCAAGGTCTTATTCCTTCTATAATACTTTGGGGACCACCAGGAATTGGTAAAACTACATTAGCCAATATTATTGCTAATGAATCTAAGCGACCTTTTTATACTTTAAGTGCAATTAGCTCTGGAGTAAAAGATGTTAGAGAAGTAATAGAAAAAGCAAAACAAAGCGGTGGACTATTTACTACTAAAAACCCTATTCTTTTTATAGACGAAATACATAGATTTAGCAAATCTCAACAGGATTCACTTTTGCAAGCAGTAGAAAAAGGTTGGGTAACTTTAATTGGTGCTACTACTGAAAATCCAAGCTTTGAAGTAATACCGGCATTATTGTCACGATGTCAGGTATATATACTAAATGCATTTGAAAAAAAAGATTTAGAGTTGCTTTTACAGCGTGCTATAGAAAAAGATGAGTATTTAGTCAACAAAAAAATAAACATTAAAGAAACTGAGGCTTTAATTAGAATTTCTGGCGGTGATGCCAGAAAGTTACTTAATATTTTTGAATTAGTTATTAATGCTCAAAACAGTGATAATATAACTATTACAAATAAAGATGTTCTAGACAAGGTTCAAAATAATACTGTTAGGTATGATAAAACTGGAGAACAGCATTATGATATAGTTTCGGCTTTTATAAAATCTATAAGAGGAAGTGATCCCAATGCTGCTGTTTATTATTTAGCAAGAATGGTTGAAGGTGGTGAAGATGTAAAATTTATTGCTCGTAGAATGCTTATTTTAGCTAGTGAAGATATTGGTAATGCAAATCCAACAGCCTTAGTTATGGCTAATACAACTTTTCAAGCAGTTTCTACTATTGGCTATCCAGAATCTCGTATAATATTAAGTCAATGTGCCACTTATTTAGCATGTTCTCCTAAAAGTAATGCAGCGTATATGGCTATTGGTAATGCTCAACAACTGGTTAAGCAAACAGGAGATTTATCTATACCATTAGCTATTAGAAATGCACCAACAAAACTAATGAAAGAGATTGGTTATGGTGAAGATTATAAATATTCTCACAATTATGAAAATAACTTTATTGCTCAAGAGTTTTTACCAAAAGAAATAAGTAATACTACATTATATAATCCTGGTAAAAACAGTAGAGAGCAAGCTCAACGTGATTTTTTAAAGGCACGATGGAAAGAAAAATATGGTTATTAA
- a CDS encoding M43 family zinc metalloprotease, protein MKKKLLSIVLLGFALNISFSQEITNNLSDANKESIEYDGVIRCYTTEMEEQLNIKFPDRGTKEDFENWIGKEIQKKKQASKDNKQSKVVRTIPVVFHILSDGIGVDNVSQALVNAQIDQLNLDFANLSGSSIAVASDTEIQFCAARQSPIGQNLAEYGINRISDYGDGPFGRTEFQNSIKPVTQWDPEKYLNIWVGPLSGSLLGYAQFPEAPTLNGIGTGNGGATTDGVVITSFTVGSKANPNPASGTYGSGLTLTHEIGHYLGLRHTWGDGPCGTDDFCADTPESESSNFGCPAAGVFSCGSPDMIENYMDYTSDSCKDTFTADQSSRMNTVLDSSPRRMSLVVNSDVCNLAPVYNLDAGLELVDVNVIECTTTVEPILRLTNLGTSTLSQATIEYSIDFSSVETINWTGNLLTNESEIILIPQEVLSGGFHSINVEVQSPNMGIDEETGNDNEFKIFNIDSYDEETIEFTLKPDGFGSQITWEFKDEDDNILYSGGPYTDNNAAIITETFDVTNSGCYSFTIFDSNSDGICCDFGNGYYTLETSGGTTIKEGASYGAQEKTSILLENTLSTKDFFLNNSLSLYPNPTENELNISVSDSSNLPDSFIIYNVLGQNLLKRDINNDFDLRINTSAFSTGVHFIKIYKDDAVKVLSFIKK, encoded by the coding sequence ATGAAAAAAAAACTACTAAGCATAGTATTATTAGGTTTCGCCTTAAATATTAGTTTTTCTCAAGAGATAACTAATAACCTTAGTGATGCTAACAAAGAATCAATTGAATATGATGGTGTAATTAGATGTTATACTACAGAGATGGAAGAGCAATTAAATATAAAATTTCCCGATCGTGGTACTAAAGAAGATTTTGAAAATTGGATTGGAAAAGAAATTCAAAAAAAGAAACAAGCATCAAAAGACAATAAACAATCTAAAGTTGTTAGAACAATACCTGTAGTATTCCATATTTTAAGTGATGGAATAGGTGTAGATAATGTTAGTCAAGCTTTAGTAAATGCTCAAATAGATCAGTTAAATCTTGATTTTGCAAATTTATCAGGAAGTTCAATTGCTGTTGCTTCAGATACAGAAATTCAATTTTGTGCAGCAAGACAAAGTCCAATAGGTCAAAATTTAGCTGAATATGGTATAAATAGAATTTCAGATTATGGAGATGGTCCTTTTGGTAGGACGGAATTTCAAAATTCTATTAAACCAGTAACACAATGGGATCCAGAAAAATATTTAAATATATGGGTTGGGCCTTTATCAGGATCATTACTTGGTTATGCACAATTTCCAGAAGCACCAACTTTAAATGGGATTGGTACTGGAAATGGAGGAGCAACAACAGATGGAGTTGTAATAACTTCATTTACTGTTGGATCTAAAGCAAATCCAAACCCAGCAAGCGGAACTTATGGGTCAGGATTAACTTTAACTCATGAGATTGGACACTACTTAGGGTTAAGGCATACTTGGGGAGATGGACCTTGTGGAACAGATGATTTTTGTGCAGATACTCCAGAATCCGAAAGTTCAAATTTTGGTTGTCCTGCAGCAGGAGTATTTTCTTGTGGGTCTCCGGATATGATAGAGAATTACATGGACTATACATCTGATTCTTGCAAAGATACATTTACAGCAGATCAGTCTAGTAGAATGAATACAGTTTTAGACTCTTCTCCAAGAAGAATGTCTTTAGTCGTTAATTCAGATGTATGTAATTTAGCACCAGTTTATAATCTAGATGCAGGTTTAGAGTTAGTAGATGTTAATGTGATAGAATGTACTACAACTGTAGAACCAATATTGAGGTTGACAAATTTAGGAACATCTACTTTAAGTCAGGCTACTATTGAATATAGTATTGATTTTTCATCTGTTGAAACTATAAATTGGACTGGAAATTTATTAACTAATGAATCTGAAATAATACTAATTCCTCAAGAAGTATTATCAGGAGGTTTTCATTCAATAAATGTAGAAGTACAATCTCCAAATATGGGAATTGATGAAGAGACAGGAAATGATAATGAATTTAAAATTTTTAATATAGATTCATATGATGAAGAGACAATCGAGTTTACTTTAAAACCAGATGGTTTTGGAAGTCAAATTACTTGGGAATTTAAAGATGAGGATGATAATATATTATACTCTGGAGGTCCATATACAGATAATAATGCAGCAATAATAACAGAAACATTTGATGTAACTAACAGTGGCTGTTATTCATTTACTATTTTTGATAGTAATTCTGATGGTATATGCTGTGATTTTGGAAATGGATATTATACTTTGGAAACATCAGGAGGAACAACAATAAAAGAAGGTGCTAGTTATGGTGCTCAAGAAAAAACAAGTATTTTATTAGAGAATACATTATCTACTAAAGATTTCTTTTTAAATAATTCACTTAGTCTTTACCCTAATCCTACTGAAAATGAGCTTAATATATCAGTTTCAGATTCAAGCAATTTACCAGATTCATTTATTATTTATAATGTACTTGGCCAAAACTTATTAAAAAGAGATATAAACAATGATTTTGATTTACGTATAAATACAAGCGCGTTTAGTACTGGTGTTCATTTTATAAAAATTTACAAAGACGATGCTGTAAAAGTATTATCTTTTATAAAAAAATAA
- a CDS encoding YjjG family noncanonical pyrimidine nucleotidase — protein MKNKITDIFFDLDHTLWDFDKNSALTFALIFKKNNLSVDLDDFLKYYLPINLNYWKLYTQEKVDKNKLRYGRLKDTFDALQVKVEDSVIESLSNDYILYLTTYNYIFDGTIEILDYLKTKYKLHIITNGFEEVQQHKLNKSKISHYFETVTNSEMVGVKKPNRKIFDYALKQAKVRVENGIMIGDNYDADILGALNIGLDAICFNYHKEALDSSIKHVNHLLELKNFL, from the coding sequence ATGAAAAATAAAATAACAGATATTTTTTTTGATTTAGATCACACACTTTGGGATTTTGATAAAAATTCTGCACTAACATTTGCCTTAATATTTAAAAAAAATAATTTAAGTGTAGATTTAGATGATTTTTTAAAATATTATTTACCAATTAATTTAAATTATTGGAAATTATACACGCAGGAAAAAGTCGATAAAAACAAATTAAGATACGGAAGGTTGAAAGATACATTTGATGCATTACAAGTTAAAGTGGAAGACAGTGTGATAGAATCACTTTCTAACGATTACATTTTGTATCTTACTACCTATAATTATATTTTTGATGGTACAATAGAAATTTTAGACTATTTAAAAACAAAATATAAATTGCACATTATAACTAATGGTTTTGAAGAAGTGCAGCAACATAAATTAAATAAGTCTAAAATATCACATTACTTTGAAACTGTAACAAACTCTGAAATGGTTGGAGTAAAAAAACCAAACAGAAAAATATTTGACTATGCTTTAAAGCAAGCAAAAGTTAGAGTTGAAAATGGAATTATGATAGGAGATAATTATGATGCAGATATTTTAGGAGCTTTAAATATAGGCTTAGATGCTATATGTTTTAATTATCATAAAGAAGCTTTAGATAGTAGTATAAAGCACGTTAATCACTTATTAGAATTAAAAAACTTTTTATGA